A single genomic interval of Lewinellaceae bacterium harbors:
- a CDS encoding MCE family protein gives MKFSKEIRIGALAIIAIALSIWGYKFLLGKNVLQRTNVFYIKYHYVDGLRESNPVQVNGFQVGTVQALDIDPNNLDTVIVTIDMRKDIPVPKGTIARLMAPSPLGTRVIVLEFGGECCAKSGDYLQGETYGMVKSLLSPDDLSEYMQRLKMGIGAIVDTLKNSALEGGDDPLAKTMKDITASMANLHQITNSLNVILANSSKSLQASFANLASITGNIKDNNAHIGAMLGRLDTISQQIQSADIGTSIQSLSGNLGLTLDSLRLMIATTQATMASANGLLQGINKGEGSLGLLAKDDQVYVEMQRTLRNLDLMLQDFRLNPKRYVNVSVFGKKQKIYEVPENDPAFKKDTIHK, from the coding sequence ATGAAATTTTCGAAAGAGATACGTATTGGGGCCTTAGCCATCATAGCTATTGCACTCAGTATCTGGGGGTATAAGTTCCTTTTAGGTAAGAATGTCCTCCAGCGTACCAATGTATTTTACATCAAATACCACTATGTCGATGGCCTGCGGGAGTCTAATCCGGTGCAGGTAAACGGATTTCAGGTGGGAACAGTACAAGCCCTGGATATTGACCCCAATAACCTGGATACAGTGATCGTGACCATCGATATGCGGAAAGACATTCCGGTGCCAAAGGGTACCATCGCACGCCTGATGGCCCCGAGTCCGTTGGGTACACGGGTGATCGTGCTGGAGTTTGGCGGCGAATGCTGCGCCAAAAGTGGCGATTATCTGCAAGGAGAGACCTATGGGATGGTCAAATCACTCCTCAGTCCGGATGATCTGTCCGAATACATGCAGCGGTTGAAAATGGGAATCGGCGCCATTGTGGATACCCTGAAGAATTCTGCATTGGAAGGAGGCGATGATCCATTGGCCAAGACTATGAAAGACATCACCGCTTCCATGGCAAACCTGCATCAAATCACGAACTCCCTGAATGTCATCCTGGCCAATTCGTCAAAATCGTTACAGGCATCCTTTGCCAATCTGGCTTCCATCACCGGAAATATCAAAGATAACAATGCTCACATCGGTGCTATGCTGGGCCGCCTGGATACCATTTCACAACAAATTCAGTCTGCTGACATCGGTACCAGTATCCAAAGCCTTTCCGGTAATCTTGGGTTGACCCTGGATTCCCTGCGTCTGATGATAGCGACTACCCAGGCGACCATGGCGTCGGCAAATGGATTGCTGCAGGGTATCAATAAGGGCGAAGGAAGCCTGGGGTTGCTGGCTAAAGATGACCAGGTCTATGTAGAAATGCAACGGACCTTGCGCAACCTGGATTTGATGTTGCAGGACTTTCGCCTGAATCCAAAGCGGTATGTCAACGTATCTGTTTTTGGCAAAAAACAAAAGATCTACGAAGTGCCGGAAAATGACCCTGCCTTCAAAAAGGACACAATCCATAAATAA